From Nocardia sp. NBC_00416:
CCGCGTCCAGGCACCAGCGCAGCAGGTCCGCGGATCCGTCGAGGGTTTGCCGCATGAGCACCGCGTTCACCTTCACCGGTGACAGTCCGGCCGCGACCGCGGCGCGAATACCGGAAAGCGCGGAGTCCAGCCGGTCACGCCGCGTCAGCCGGGCGAACCCGTCCCGGTCCACGGTGTCCAGGGAGATATTGACCCGGCTCAACCCCGCCGCGGCCAGACCGGCAGCCCGATGGCGCAGCCCGATCCCGTTGGAGGTCATGGCCAGGGGAATCTCCGGTACGGCCGCGTGGCAGCCGGCGACGATCTCCTCCAGATCGCGGCGCATCAGCGGCTCGCCGCCGGTGAACCGGACCTCGCGCACACCCAGTTCACGGACGGCGAGGCCGACCAGGCGGACGATCTCGGCGGCCGAGAGCAGTTCGTCGGCCGGGATGGCGGGCAGACCTTCCTCGGGCATGCAGTAGGTACAGCGCAGCGAGCACTTCTCCGTGATGGACACCCGCAGATCCCGCGCGATGCGGCCGAACCGGTCCACCAGCAGCGGCGTTTCCGGACGTCCATCGAGTGATGGGCGCCCCGACCGCACCGTGGGAATCCCCATTTCGACCAGCGTCACGCCCTCCATTATGTACACCGGGTCGCCGTCGGCACGGGGCCTCGCCGAGATCCGCCGTTCTCGCAACGGCCGAGCCGGCGGCGGCGACGAGCCGTCGCGCGCTCCATCCGACGCCCACAGGGCGGCGCTCGTCGGGCCCGCGCCACTAGTCTGGATCTATGATTTCTCGGCCCGCCAGTCGTCCGGTCCGGTCGGCCGACGACTACCGCGACACCATCGAGCAGCTGCTGCGCCCCCTCGCCGCCCGGCCGGTCGAGTACGTGTCCGTGGCCGACGCACTCGGCCGCCAGCTCGCCGAGGATCTGCGCGCACCGATCGATCTCCCGGTGTTCCGGAACTCGGCCATGGACGGGTACGCGGTGCGGGCCCAGGATGTGGCGGTCACTCCCGTGACCCTTCCGCTGACCGGTGTGGTGGCCGCCGGCGATCCCGGACGCGAAGCGCTGGCGCCCGGTACCGCACGCAAGGTGATGACCGGCGCTCCCTTACCCAGTGGCACGGAATGTGTTGTCCCGGTAGAGGATACGACCTCCGACGCGACCTCGGTGCACATCGCGCGGGGCCGTTCGGCCGGTGAATTCGTTCGGGAACCGGGCACCGACATCCGCGCCGGCGCCGACCTGGTGCCCGCCGCCACCATGCTCGCGCCGCGGCATATCGCCGCGCTGGCCGCCGCCGGGCTGGACCGGATACCGGTGTTCACGCCGGTACGGGCGGTGGTCATCAGCACCGGCAGCGAACTGGCCGCCGCGGGAACCGTGCTGCGGCCGGGACAGATCTACAACTCCAACGGGATCGCGCTCGCGGCGGCGCTCACCGCCAACGGTGTCACGGTGGCCGGTGTCGAGCACAGCGGGGACGAGCCCGCGGACTTCCGGCGCCTGCTGCACGCCGCGACCGCCGCCGCCGATCTGGTGATCACCACGGGCGGGGTCTCCAAGGGCGATTTCGAGGTCGTACGCGAGGTGCTCACCCCGCTCGGCGGCGAATTCGGATCGGTGGCGATGCAACCGGGCGGACCGCAGGGACTCACGGTGGTGGACGGGGTGCCGGTCCTCAGTTTCCCGGGCAACCCGGTGAGCGCGGTGGTGTCGTTCGAGGTGCTGGCCCGGCCGATGCTGCGCCGGCTGTCCGGGCTGGGACCGGCGCCGGAATACGAATTGCCGCTGCTCGGCGCGGTGCGCCGCTCGCCGGAGGGCCGCCGCCAGTTCCTGCGCGGCCGCCTGGTGTGGAACGGCGCGCGCCCGCACGCGGTGGAGGTGGTGTCGGGACCCGGATCCCATCTCGTCGCGAGCATGGCGGCCGCCGATGTGCTGATCGATATCCCGGCCGCGGTGACCGAACTCCCGCCCGGAGCGTCTGTGCGAGTGTGGACATTATGAGCGAGTTGTCGCATGTGGATTCCGCGGGCCGCGCCCGCATGGTGGACGTGAGCGCCAAAGCCGATACCGCCCGGACGGCCGTGGCCGCCGGTGAGCTGCACACCACCGCCGAGGTGGTCGCGCTGGTCCGCGCCGACGACATGCCGAAGGCCGATGTACTGTCCACCGCCCGGCTCGCCGGTATCGCGGGAGCCAAGAAGACCTCCGACCTCATTCCGCTGTGCCATCAGCTCGCGCTCTCCTCGGTGAAGGTCGAGTTCGGATTCACCGACTCCACCATCGCCATCGAGGCCACGGCCAAGACCACCGGCCCCACCGGAGTGGAGATGGAAGCGCTGACGGCCGTAGCCGTGGCCGGACTCACCCTGCACGACATGGTGAAAGCGCTCGACCCGGCCGCGGTGCTCAACGGCGTCCGGCTGCTCGACAAGACCGGCGGCAAACGGGGGCACTGGACCCGGACCGACGAACCCGCCCGACCTTCGGTGCGGCACACCGAACCCGAGGCACCCGCGCTCGCACCGCGCAGCGACGCGAGCGGTACCGCCGTGGTTCTCGTGGCGTCCACCGGGGCGGCGGCCGGAACCCGGACCGACACCACCGGCCCGCAGCTGGTGTCCTGGCTGCGTGACCTCGGGTACACCGTGCGCGGACCGCTCGTCTACCCCGACGCCGGGATCGCCGACGGTCTGGCCGACGCACTGCGGACCACCCCGGATCTGGTGGTCACCACCGGTGGCACCGGCGCCTCGCCGACCGACCGCACCCCGGAGGCGACCGCGGCGGTGCTGGACCGGCAACTGCCCGGGGTGGCCGAGGCCATCCGGCAGCGCGGTACCGCGAAATTCCCGCTCGCGGCACTCAGCCGCGGTGTCGCCGGCCTGTCCGGCCGGTCGGTGGTGGTGAATCTGCCCGGCTCCCCCGGCGGCGTGAAAGACGGTATCGCGGTACTGGAACCACTGCTCACGCATCTGCTCGCGCAGGTGGCGGGTGGCGGTGCGCACGACAGCGGGCGCCGCGATCCGGGTACGAATTCGGGAAACGAGAGCGCACATGCCTGAACTATCGGCCGGAGTCCCCGAAACGACCGGCGGCGTCCGACTCGCCGAGATCAGCGATCGGCCACTGGATCCCGCAGCCGTCGACGCGGCGGTCCGCGGACACCGGTACGGGGCCGTGGTGGTGTTCAGCGGCGTGGTCCGCGACCACGACAGCGGGCAGGCCGTCTCGGCACTGGAGTACTCGGCGCATCCCGACGCGATCCGGTTCCTGCGCGAATGCTGCGCCTCGGTAGCCGAATCGACCGGTCTGCCGGTGGCGGCCGTGCACCGCATCGGTGAGCTGTCGGTGGGCGACCTGGCGATCGTCACGGCGGTGGCCGCGCCGCATCGGGCCGAGGCCTTCGCGGCGTGCTCGACACTGGTCGACCGGATCAAGCACGAAGTGCCGATCTGGAAGCGTCAACTGTTCGCCGACGGGCTGTCCGAATGGGTCAACGCCTGCGGGTGAACACCGATGTGCGCGGGCTCATCCCGGCCGGAATCGGGAACATAGCGCCAGACGCCGAGCATCGCGTTGTCGTCGAGAGGTTCGGGTCCGGTGTGCGCGGTCCCGGCCAGCCGGTCCAGCGCCGCCCCGGTATCGAGACCGGCGCCGATGAGCACCAGCTCGGTGCCCTCGCCCCGGGCCCGGTTCGTCGGCTCCAGGGTGATCGCCCGCCCCACCAGGTGCAGCACGAACCGGCCGTGACCCGGCACGGCGAAGGCGACGAACCCTTTCGCGCGGAAGAGCCCGGCGGGCGGGTTCTCCAGGAAGTCGATGAGGCGGCGCGGATGCAGCGCCGCCGCGGCGGTGAAGACCACACTGGTGTAGTCGTCGTGCAGATGCCGGTGCTCCCCCTCGTGCTGGTCGTGGTCGAGCAGTAGCTCGTCGAAACTCAGCTGATCCCCGATCCGCGGTCCGCGATGGCGCCCCGGATCGAACAGCAGCCCGGGATCGATCCGGCCGCGCGAGGTCACATAGACCGGCGCGCCACCGGTCAGCTCCGTGATCTCGGTGCGCAACAACGCCAGCTCGTCGGCGCCGACCCGGTCGGCCTTGTTCACCACCACCAGGTCGGCCAGGCGCAGATGGCTCGCCAACTCCGGATGCCGGGCCCGGCTGGCGCCGAATTCCCCGGCGTCGACCACTTCGAGCAGCCCGCCGTACCGGATGCGCGGGTTCTCGCTGCCCACCACCATCCGCACCAGGTTGCGCGGCTCGGCCAGGCCGCTGGCCTCCACCACGATCACGTCGATCCCGGCCCGGGGGTCGGTCAACCGGGTGAACAGTTCGTCCAGTTCGGTGACATCCACCGCGCAGCACACACAACCGCTACCGACCGACACCATCGCATCGACCTGTCCGGCCACCAGCATCGCGTCCACGTTCACGGCGCCGAAATCATTGACCACCACACCGATCCGGGTGCCCCGATTGTTGCGCAACAAGTTGTTGAGCAGCGTGGTCTTTCCAGCACCCAGAAAACCGGCCACGATCACCACGGGTATGCGCTCAGCCACCCGGAGCAGTGTAGTTCGGCGCCGCCTGCGGCGACGCCGGTGCTGTGTCTGTTGGCGCGCCTGCGGCGCGCGGGTTGCGGCCCCTGAGGGCCCGCGTTTCTGCGCCCGAGACTCGCGGCTGCGCCGCATGCGCTTCGGGCGCTGAAACGCGGGCCGGGCCGCAACCTTTGTGGGCCTCGCTGGACTCGGCGCAGGGAAGGTGCGGCGGTTCGGTGTACGGATCCGCACCGGAGCTACGGGAACGGCCGTGTCGTGCGCGAGGCGGCGTGATGCGACTGCCGTGTTGTCCGGCCGCGGGTGATCCGGCAAGGGGTCACTCTTGCATTTCGACAGAATTGGATATGTTTCAAATAATGCGTCGGCGGAATAGTGCCGATCGATAACCAGCCATTTCCCGTGGGATCTACCGAAATATGTCGAAACTCCGAAATCGGTAGCGCGACTCTGGTAAACGTGCCGGAGAGATCTCGGGGGATCTCGGCTGTGCAGAGAGACAAGATAAAGAAATACCGAGGAGAATCGAATGCGTGCAGGCACGTTTCTGATCGCCGTGTTGTCGGCGGCGACCGTGCTGGGCAGCGGTATCGCGGCGGCTGAGCCCGCGGATTCCATACCGCACGACGGCGTCTACCGGGTCGGCGTGGATATCCGGCCCGGAACGTGGGAGTCGCCCGGACCCCTCGATCCGGCCGCGAGCTGCGACTGGCGGCGGCTACGGCTGATCGAGGGCGACAACACGAATATGAGCTACATCATCGAGAACAACTACACGAAGCTGGGCCCGATCCGGGTGACCATCGAACCGACCGACGCGGGTTTCAAATCCGAGAACTGCGGCCCCTGGCGAATGGTGCCACCGGCCCCGACCGGTTCGGCCGGACTCTGACCGCGCGCCGATAGCGGGCCCGGCTCCCCCTCATCGGGAGCCGGGCCGCTACGGCGTTCACTCTGTCGTGGCAGCCGATCCGGCCGTCACGAATGGGCGCGGAGCTGGTACAGCCCCTCGGTCTCGGCGACCACCACGCCCTGGGCGTCGGTGATCACCGCCCGCAAGGTGAAATCGGCCTTGCCGTTCGCCGCGGCCTCCGTGGAGATCCGCTCGATCTCCGCCTCGTCCAGCGTCGCCTGAGCGCGCACCGCCGTGGTCGCCGGTTTACGGAAAACGATCCGCAGATCCTTCACCAGTGGATAGAACGCGGTGGAGTCGAAACTCGCCACCGCGATGGCGCCGCCGAGGATCTCCCCGACGGTGAACAGCACCCCGGCGTACATGACGCCGAAATGATTGCCGTTCCCTTCGACGGGCACAGTGGCCGCGGCATAACCGCGCCGCACCTCCTCGGCGTGCACGCCCATCCGGTGCGCGACCGGAATGGTGTGTTCCAGCGCCGAGTTCACGATCTCGGCGATGGGAGGATTGCGGACATCACTCATGACTGGGCCGGCCCTTCTGATGGGATCACGCGACGGATTGTTTCTCCGTGGTCGGAGGCTCGGAATCGGTTGCGGCGTCGGGCACCTCGGTGCCGCGCAGCGAGGTACCCGCGGTCTCCCGCAGGAAGAACCATGCCACCAGACCGACCAGCGCGGCGCCGGTCATGTAGATCGCGGGGAAGAGATTCCAGCCGGTGCCCTCGATCACCGCCTCGTTCACCAACGGCGCGGTGCCGCCGAACGCGGCCGTGGACAGGTTGTAGCTCAGCGCGAAACCCGCGTACCTGACATGGGTCGGGAAGATGGCGGGGAAGGTCGCGCTGATGGTGGACAGCTGCGGCACATAGAGCAGACCCAGCACCACGAAACCGAGCACCGCCCAGCCGGTGCCCACGCCCATGAGCGCGTACATCGGCACGGACAGCACGGCCAGACCGATCAGCGAGAACAGCCACAGCGGTCGCCGCCCCACTCGGTCGGAGAGACGGCCGAAGAAGGGAACGCACGCCATCATGGCCACCTGCCCGATGAGCATCATGGCGGTGGTGGTCGATTCGCCGAGGCCGATGGTCTTCTGCAGATACGTCGGCTGATAGGTGAGCAGCGTGTAGTTCGCGACGTTCAGCGCGACCACCAGGCCGAAGAGAACCAGCAGCTCACGCCGGTAGTTGCTGAGCAGAACCCGAAGCCCGCCCTCGGGGTGCTCGTGTTCGTTCACCTCGGTGAAGACCGGCGACTCGTTCAGCTTGGTTCGCAGATACCAGCCGATGCCGCCCAACGGAACCGCGATCAGGAACGGGATCCGCCAGCCCCAGTCGTGCATGGCGTCGGACCCGAGGATCAGCTGGCACAACAGCACCACCGCGGAGCCGCCGACGAAACCGCCGAGAGTGCCGAACTCCAGGAAACTCCCGAAGAATCCACGTTTCTTGTCGCCGGCGCATTCGGCCAGGTAGGTCGCCGCGCCGCCGTATTCGCCGCCGGTCGAGAAGCCCTGCACCACCCGGAGCAGGATCAGCAGGATCGGCGCGAGCACCCCGACCTGGCCATGGGTGGGCAGGACACCGATCAGACCGGTGGCCGCCGCCATGAGCAGGATGGTGGTGGCCAGTACCACCTTGCGGCCGACGCGGTCGCCGAGCGGTCCCCAGACCATGCCGCCCACCGGCCGCAGGACGAAGGAGATGGCGAACCCGAGCATGGTGCCCAGGGTGCCGAGCTCCCCGGGGAAGAACGCGTCGGTGAGATAGGTGGCGGTTGCGGCGTAGACGCCGTAGTCGAACCATTCGGTGGCGTTGCCCATTGCGGAGGCTGCCACCGACTTCTTGAGATGCGGCGCTGGGGCCTGCTGGTCCGTCACGGTCCGTCCTCTCCGGCACATGCGGCCGTGTCGGCCCGGCCGACCCATGACGTCGTGCCCACCGGCGACCGGGTTCCGGCGAGTATCGACCTCCATCCGTTACCCGGGATTTTCCGCGGGTAAACGCGGGCACCCGCCGAACGGACGCGGCCGACCACCTCTCATCAGCTACTTCCCAGCTTATGTGAAGGGGCTCACACAGGTGCGGAATCGTCCCGTTCGGGCCACGGCGGCGGCCCGCCCGGGACGCCCGTTTCAGCGCACTTCGTCGGCTACCGGGGCCTGCGGTCGCGCCGGGTGCCGCACCTCGACCAGCGGCAGCCGCAGGGCGGCGGGCGCGGCGGCCGGCACCACCGGCGATACCGGAGCGACCGGGGCGATCCGCTGGTAGGCCGATCCGAGCGGCGGCCGCGGATCGGCCTCGCCCTTGTTCGGCCACATCGCCACGGCGCGCTCGGACTGCGCGGTGATGGTGAGCGACGGGTTCACACCCAGGTTGGCCGAAATTGTCGAACCGTCGATCACATGCGCACCCGGGTGGCCGTACAACCGGTGGTACGGGTCCACGACACCGGTCTCGGGGCTGTCGCCGATCACGCAACCGCCGATGAAATGGCCGGTCATCGGGACATTGAAGATACTGCTGCTGGCTCCGCCCGCGACCCCGTCGATCTTGTCGGCGACCCGGCGGCCCACCTCGTGCCCGGCCGGAACCCAGGTCGGGTTGGGGGCGCCCTCGCCTTGACGGGTCGTCATCTTGCGACCGAACAGACCGCGTTTGGTGTAGGTGGTGATCGAGTTGTCCACCGACTGCATCACCAGCAGGCCGATCATCTGCTCCGACCAGCCCCGCGGGTTGTGCAGATGACGCAGATCGCGGCGGTTGCGCCACATCTCGCGCAGCCACAGCCGGCGCTTGGAGACGCCGGGCTCCTCGTCGACCATGACCGTGCCCATCAGCGAGATGACATTGCTGCCCTTGCCGTAGCGCACCGGCTCGATATGGGTGTCGTGATCGGGGTGGATCGAGGAGGTGATGGCCACCCCCTTGGTGAAATCGCTGGTCTTGTCCCGGCTGCGGATCGAGAGCAGCTCCTCGGAGTTGGTCCGGGACAGATAACCGAGGCGGCTCGAGATCTCGGGCAAGGAGCCCGAATCCCGGAGTTTGTGCAGCAGGCGCTGGGTGCCGAGGGAAGCCGCGGAGAAGATCACCTGTTCGGCGGTGAAAACGGTGCGCTTCTTGCGCAGCCACCGCCCGGTCACCACCGTTTCCACGGCGTACCCGCCGCCGGGTCGCGGTGTCACATCGGTGACGGTGCGCAGCGCATGGACGGTCGCACCGGCCTGCTCGGCCAGGAACAGATAATTCTTGACCAGGGTGTTCTTGGCGTTGTGGCGACATCCGGTCATACATTCGCCGCAGTGGGTGCAGGTGCGGCGGGCGGGGCCGACCCCGCCGAAGTACGGGTCGGGCACATCCTCGCCGGGCCGGCTCCCGGGCCCGCCGAAGAAGACCCCGACCGGGGTGCGCTGATAGGAGTCGGCGACGCCCATTTCCGCGGCGACCTCCAGCAGGACCCAGTCGGTCGGCGTGGTCGCCGGATTGGTGGTCACGCCCAGCATGCGTTTGGCCTGGTCGTAGTAGGGCGTCAGCTCGGCTTTCCAGTCGGTGATATGCGCCCAGTTGCCGTCCCGGAAGAACTTGTCCGGCGGTTCGTACAGGGTGTTCGCGTACACGAGGGAGCCGCCGCCGACCCCGGCGCCGGCCATGATGAGGGTGTCCTTCAGCAGCGCGAGCCGCTGGATGCCGAAGCAGCCGAGGTAGGGCGCCCATAGATACTGCCTGGCACGCCAGGACGTTTTCGCGAATTCGTCGTCGGCGAAGCGGCGACCGGCCTCGAGGACCCCGACCCGGTACCCCTTCTCGGTCAACCGCAGGGCACTGACGCTGCCCCCGAATCCGGAGCCGATGACGAGGACGTCGTAGTCGAAGGTCTGGCCGGGCCCGGCGGCGGTGCCGGCGCCCGTTGCGGAACTGGACATCTTTCCGAGACTATGGCCTGGGTCACCCGGTGGGAAACATACCCGCGGACAGGAAATCGGCACTTTCGGCCAATCCGGGTGTCGAGCAGGTGTCCACGCTCATCCGCCGGCCCCCGCCACCGGTTCCCGCGCGGGCGTTTCGGCCTCCGGCTCGGCGTGCGGATCGGGAGCCCACGCGGCCCGCGCCCCGGGCACACCGTGCTCCACCACGAAACCCGCCCGGGTGGTGACGGGCGCCCCGGGTTCCCGGACATAGGGCACCACCCGGTAGTCGCCGCGCCACAGCTGATCGTCCACCTCCACCCGGACATAGCCGCGCTGCCCGTTGAAGAATTTCATATCGGGATTCGCGGCGAGCAGAGTCTCGCCGCGCGAGGTCAGATCGGCGCCGTCGCGTCCGGTGGTGATCGAGGTGCCGGTGAACTCCGTGGCCACGACCGGCGACGCCGGATCCCGATAGTCGCCGCGCAGATCCACCACATAGTTCTCGTGCCGATCACCGGTGAGCACCACCAGGTTCCCGCGGCCGCGCGCGGCCGCGGCGGCGAGCACCGCGTCCCGATCGGCGACATAGCCGTCCCAGGAGTCGGTCCCCACCGCGACCGCCGGACCGGGGTCGTAATCGGACTGCGCCATCGCGACCTGATTGCCGAGCACCTGCCAGCGAGCCGGGGACCGGGTGAGACCGTCGATCAGCCAGTCGCGCTGGCGCGACCCCAGAATGGTGCGGTCGGCGGCGAAACGGTCCGGGCAGTCCACCACCAGATTGGCGCCGTCACCGCACACCAGGGGCGTTCGGTACTGGCGGGTGTCGAGCATGGTCAGGTCGACGAGGTCGCCGAACGCGTAGCGGCGGTGCATCCGGGCGTACGGTCCCGCGGGCAACTGATCGATCCGCAGCGGCAGATGCTCGTACATCGCCTGGAAGGCGGCCGCGCGCCGCCGCCGGAACAGGGCGGGCAGCAGATGGATATCGATACCGGCGCCGGGTTCGAAACCCGCCCAGTTGTTGTCGATCTCGTGGTCGTCGAAGGTGCAGATCCAGGGGAACGCGGCATGCGCGGCCCGCAGCTCGGGTTCGGCCTTGTACTGCGCGTAGCGCAGCCGGTATCCGGCCAGATCGGTGGCCTCCGCGCGCAGCGTCTCCGGGATGGCGACCCCCGAACGGCCGGACGCCCATTCCTTTTCGTAGATGTAATCGCCCAGGTGCACGACGAAATCGAGATCCTCGTCGCAGAGGTGCCGGTAGGCGGTGTAATAGCCGGAGCTCCAGTGCTGGCAGGAGGCGAAAGCGAACCGTAACCGGTTCACCCGGGCGACCGGCGCGGTCCGGGTGCGGCCTACCGGCGAGATGGCCGAGCCCGCACGGAATCGGTAGTAGTACCAGCGATCCGGTGCCAGACCCCGGACCTCCGGATGCACGCTGTGCGCCAGTTCGCGGGTGGCCAATGCGCTCCCACGCACGGCGATACGGCGGAAATACTCGTCCTCGGCGACTTCGTATTCGACGGTGACCGGGGCACGCGGCGTACCGCCCAGGGAGTCCGGGGCGAACGGATCCGGGGCCAGCCTGGTCCACAGCACCACGCCGTCGGGCAGCGGATCACCGGAGGCCACGCCGAGCGTGAAGGGGTCGCCGAGCCGGCGGGGCGCCCGATAGGGCGCACTACTCGCCAGACCGGCTCCGGCCAGCAGCGCGGCCGCGCCGGCCGCACCCGCTTGCAGTACCCGGCGCCGGGACAGAGCCATGGCTCAGCCTAACCCGCGACGGTTACGACTCCTCCACAGCGCGAGCCCGGCCGGGCTCGCGCCGGGCCGCCGGCTAGAGATCGGCGAAACACACCACGAAGCGACGTTGGTCGTAGACGAACCCACGGTCGGCCGAGGGGCAGGCGTTCACACTCACGGTCTCCGGCAGGATGCTGATCACCTGTACCCCGCCCGGACCGCACTCGGTGCGCTGCGGCTGGTCGCCGGAGACATCCGCGCAGCTGCCGACCACCCAATCGATATCGAGGCACATGGTCGTCTCGCCGATGGTGTGGCTGGAATCGGCGTCCGTCGGGCAGGCGGTGCCCGGCGGGCCGGCACTCGCGATCTTGTACCGCGATTCCGCGCTTCCGCAGGCGGCCTTGCTGACGTCCTTGTCGCTGAATCCGCTGAGGCATTCACCGGCCGCCACCTCGACCTTCAACGGGGCCTGTTTGGCCTCCTTGTTGGCGGGACCGGCGGTTCCCAGCGCGGACGGCGTCGTTGCCGGGGCACTCGACGTCGCCGAAGTCGACGAGGGGCCGGCCGGCGCGGCCGGTGCGACGGGCGCGATATCGGTGACGGTGGTGGCGGTGGCGCTCGCGGCCGGGGCCGCCAGGTCGTTGGTGGCCTCGTCACCGCTGCCCGCGGTGGCCAGCAGCGCGGCCACCCCGATTCCCAGCACGATCGAGGTCACGACGGCCGCGATAGCGATCGCGGCCGCCGTGGCGCCGACCCGGGCGCGTTTGTCCTGCTGTGAGAGCGGCGGACGCCCGCCGTCCTCGTCCGGGCCCGGCTGGGTCACGGTTCGCCGCGCAGGACCGCCATCACGGCGTCGGTGAACGATTGCCCGCCGGTGATGTAGCCACCTGCCACAGCGCCGACGACGAGGCCGATCGGACCGGTGATGATGCTGAGGAAGCCGAGACCGACGAGGGCGCCGAGCAGGCCGCCCAGCACGGCGCCGACCGCGACACCGGCGACATTGCGCTGGAGTTCGTCGGTGAGCCGGGTCATCGAGCTGACCGGCCGCATCTCGCCGATGTTCTCGGCGGTGACCGTCGGGGTCAGTTCGAGTGTCGTACCGTCCGCGCTGATCTCGTGCGCCACGGCCATCTCACTGCCCGAGACC
This genomic window contains:
- a CDS encoding molybdopterin molybdotransferase MoeA, encoding MISRPASRPVRSADDYRDTIEQLLRPLAARPVEYVSVADALGRQLAEDLRAPIDLPVFRNSAMDGYAVRAQDVAVTPVTLPLTGVVAAGDPGREALAPGTARKVMTGAPLPSGTECVVPVEDTTSDATSVHIARGRSAGEFVREPGTDIRAGADLVPAATMLAPRHIAALAAAGLDRIPVFTPVRAVVISTGSELAAAGTVLRPGQIYNSNGIALAAALTANGVTVAGVEHSGDEPADFRRLLHAATAAADLVITTGGVSKGDFEVVREVLTPLGGEFGSVAMQPGGPQGLTVVDGVPVLSFPGNPVSAVVSFEVLARPMLRRLSGLGPAPEYELPLLGAVRRSPEGRRQFLRGRLVWNGARPHAVEVVSGPGSHLVASMAAADVLIDIPAAVTELPPGASVRVWTL
- the moaCB gene encoding bifunctional molybdenum cofactor biosynthesis protein MoaC/MoaB; translation: MSELSHVDSAGRARMVDVSAKADTARTAVAAGELHTTAEVVALVRADDMPKADVLSTARLAGIAGAKKTSDLIPLCHQLALSSVKVEFGFTDSTIAIEATAKTTGPTGVEMEALTAVAVAGLTLHDMVKALDPAAVLNGVRLLDKTGGKRGHWTRTDEPARPSVRHTEPEAPALAPRSDASGTAVVLVASTGAAAGTRTDTTGPQLVSWLRDLGYTVRGPLVYPDAGIADGLADALRTTPDLVVTTGGTGASPTDRTPEATAAVLDRQLPGVAEAIRQRGTAKFPLAALSRGVAGLSGRSVVVNLPGSPGGVKDGIAVLEPLLTHLLAQVAGGGAHDSGRRDPGTNSGNESAHA
- a CDS encoding CobW family GTP-binding protein, with protein sequence MAERIPVVIVAGFLGAGKTTLLNNLLRNNRGTRIGVVVNDFGAVNVDAMLVAGQVDAMVSVGSGCVCCAVDVTELDELFTRLTDPRAGIDVIVVEASGLAEPRNLVRMVVGSENPRIRYGGLLEVVDAGEFGASRARHPELASHLRLADLVVVNKADRVGADELALLRTEITELTGGAPVYVTSRGRIDPGLLFDPGRHRGPRIGDQLSFDELLLDHDQHEGEHRHLHDDYTSVVFTAAAALHPRRLIDFLENPPAGLFRAKGFVAFAVPGHGRFVLHLVGRAITLEPTNRARGEGTELVLIGAGLDTGAALDRLAGTAHTGPEPLDDNAMLGVWRYVPDSGRDEPAHIGVHPQALTHSDSPSANS
- a CDS encoding PaaI family thioesterase, translated to MSDVRNPPIAEIVNSALEHTIPVAHRMGVHAEEVRRGYAAATVPVEGNGNHFGVMYAGVLFTVGEILGGAIAVASFDSTAFYPLVKDLRIVFRKPATTAVRAQATLDEAEIERISTEAAANGKADFTLRAVITDAQGVVVAETEGLYQLRAHS
- the moaA gene encoding GTP 3',8-cyclase MoaA gives rise to the protein MTLVEMGIPTVRSGRPSLDGRPETPLLVDRFGRIARDLRVSITEKCSLRCTYCMPEEGLPAIPADELLSAAEIVRLVGLAVRELGVREVRFTGGEPLMRRDLEEIVAGCHAAVPEIPLAMTSNGIGLRHRAAGLAAAGLSRVNISLDTVDRDGFARLTRRDRLDSALSGIRAAVAAGLSPVKVNAVLMRQTLDGSADLLRWCLDAGCELRFIEEMPLDADHEWARANMVTADELLEVLGARYRLTAVGRADPAAPAETWLVGEGPATVGIIASVTRKFCDTCDRTRLTADGMLRSCLFSDQEFDLRASLRAGASDDELAQLWRGAMWQKWAGHGIDAADFVPPERTMGAIGG
- a CDS encoding molybdenum cofactor biosynthesis protein MoaE; protein product: MPELSAGVPETTGGVRLAEISDRPLDPAAVDAAVRGHRYGAVVVFSGVVRDHDSGQAVSALEYSAHPDAIRFLRECCASVAESTGLPVAAVHRIGELSVGDLAIVTAVAAPHRAEAFAACSTLVDRIKHEVPIWKRQLFADGLSEWVNACG
- a CDS encoding GMC family oxidoreductase, whose translation is MSSSATGAGTAAGPGQTFDYDVLVIGSGFGGSVSALRLTEKGYRVGVLEAGRRFADDEFAKTSWRARQYLWAPYLGCFGIQRLALLKDTLIMAGAGVGGGSLVYANTLYEPPDKFFRDGNWAHITDWKAELTPYYDQAKRMLGVTTNPATTPTDWVLLEVAAEMGVADSYQRTPVGVFFGGPGSRPGEDVPDPYFGGVGPARRTCTHCGECMTGCRHNAKNTLVKNYLFLAEQAGATVHALRTVTDVTPRPGGGYAVETVVTGRWLRKKRTVFTAEQVIFSAASLGTQRLLHKLRDSGSLPEISSRLGYLSRTNSEELLSIRSRDKTSDFTKGVAITSSIHPDHDTHIEPVRYGKGSNVISLMGTVMVDEEPGVSKRRLWLREMWRNRRDLRHLHNPRGWSEQMIGLLVMQSVDNSITTYTKRGLFGRKMTTRQGEGAPNPTWVPAGHEVGRRVADKIDGVAGGASSSIFNVPMTGHFIGGCVIGDSPETGVVDPYHRLYGHPGAHVIDGSTISANLGVNPSLTITAQSERAVAMWPNKGEADPRPPLGSAYQRIAPVAPVSPVVPAAAPAALRLPLVEVRHPARPQAPVADEVR
- a CDS encoding MFS transporter; translated protein: MCRRGRTVTDQQAPAPHLKKSVAASAMGNATEWFDYGVYAATATYLTDAFFPGELGTLGTMLGFAISFVLRPVGGMVWGPLGDRVGRKVVLATTILLMAAATGLIGVLPTHGQVGVLAPILLILLRVVQGFSTGGEYGGAATYLAECAGDKKRGFFGSFLEFGTLGGFVGGSAVVLLCQLILGSDAMHDWGWRIPFLIAVPLGGIGWYLRTKLNESPVFTEVNEHEHPEGGLRVLLSNYRRELLVLFGLVVALNVANYTLLTYQPTYLQKTIGLGESTTTAMMLIGQVAMMACVPFFGRLSDRVGRRPLWLFSLIGLAVLSVPMYALMGVGTGWAVLGFVVLGLLYVPQLSTISATFPAIFPTHVRYAGFALSYNLSTAAFGGTAPLVNEAVIEGTGWNLFPAIYMTGAALVGLVAWFFLRETAGTSLRGTEVPDAATDSEPPTTEKQSVA